The uncultured Desulfobulbus sp. genome window below encodes:
- a CDS encoding PEP-CTERM sorting domain-containing protein, whose amino-acid sequence MNKRFIATVTLGLVLTAGVFASAQADTIIDNNTYGYYNDNLGNIDSLGITDDTTVAYSTAPDWSSAATDLGDWLTSPGSLNSNWSATAVLIPSTWSVYEETAVIYEINAGVTGLSNVIAKFGVDNGLFVWLDGQYLYGWRSSGGSTQWEYSLDLGTLSAGTHYLQLLREDHGGATGFDIEVTADASSPVPEPATMLLFGAGIAGLSAVGRKKR is encoded by the coding sequence ATGAACAAGAGATTTATTGCCACAGTGACATTGGGACTGGTTTTGACAGCAGGAGTTTTTGCTTCTGCCCAGGCGGATACGATAATTGATAACAATACCTATGGTTATTATAACGATAATTTAGGAAATATTGATAGCCTCGGAATTACTGATGATACTACTGTGGCCTACTCCACTGCTCCTGACTGGTCAAGTGCAGCCACTGACCTCGGAGATTGGCTGACTTCCCCCGGATCTTTGAACAGTAACTGGTCTGCTACTGCCGTACTCATTCCAAGCACCTGGTCAGTTTATGAGGAGACAGCTGTTATTTATGAGATTAATGCAGGTGTTACCGGACTCAGCAATGTCATCGCCAAGTTTGGTGTCGATAATGGACTTTTTGTTTGGCTGGATGGTCAGTATCTCTACGGATGGCGCAGTAGCGGCGGATCAACTCAATGGGAATATAGTCTTGATCTTGGCACCCTGAGCGCGGGGACTCATTACCTGCAGTTACTTCGTGAGGATCATGGGGGAGCGACCGGTTTTGATATCGAGGTTACTGCTGATGCTTCATCTCCTGTTCCAGAACCTGCGACCATGCTGCTCTTTGGCGCAGGTATTGCCGGACTTTCAGCCGTCGGACGAAAGAAACGTTAA
- a CDS encoding FmdE family protein yields MMGCTLDQETINKTIAFHGHSCPGLAIGIRAAEIALERFADVQPGNLVCVTETDMCGVDAIQFLTSCTLGKGNLIHLDYGKMAFRFHDRAGGRGIRLLLNPNAWGHKEEFTRLMAENTTGELDTAGQQRLQELRTMIQQQIFSLEAEELFTIEEWQGQIPRPARVLESLVCEHCGESTMESRTRRYGGKTMCIPCFEQVEQKV; encoded by the coding sequence ATGATGGGATGTACGCTTGACCAGGAAACAATCAATAAAACTATAGCCTTTCACGGGCACAGCTGTCCGGGGCTCGCCATCGGTATTCGCGCAGCAGAAATTGCTTTGGAGAGATTTGCCGACGTACAACCGGGCAACCTGGTTTGCGTCACCGAAACCGATATGTGTGGCGTGGATGCCATTCAGTTCCTGACCAGTTGCACATTGGGTAAGGGCAACCTGATTCATCTGGATTACGGAAAAATGGCCTTCCGCTTTCATGACCGGGCAGGTGGTCGGGGCATTCGCCTTCTGCTCAACCCCAACGCCTGGGGACACAAGGAAGAATTCACCCGGCTGATGGCAGAGAATACCACAGGAGAACTCGACACGGCGGGGCAACAGCGGTTGCAGGAACTGCGTACAATGATTCAGCAGCAAATCTTCAGCCTGGAAGCAGAAGAATTGTTTACCATCGAAGAATGGCAGGGGCAGATTCCACGACCAGCCCGCGTGCTTGAGAGTCTGGTCTGCGAGCATTGCGGAGAATCGACCATGGAATCACGTACCCGACGTTATGGCGGCAAGACAATGTGTATTCCATGTTTTGAACAAGTTGAGCAGAAGGTCTGA
- a CDS encoding ABC transporter ATP-binding protein: protein MITRGVQLNFAYNGRNILKDVNFEVQPGELMAILGPNGVGKTTLLKCINAMHRPQQGVVEVENRDVLQLSPSEIATRIGYVAQQSQTAQLTLFDAVLMGRIPHIRWKPAEHDLKIVNAAINHLHLEDMALRRIDQLSGGELQKVCIARALVQEPRLLLLDEPTSALDFKNQVEIMSLLRRVVDEHQVGAIMTMHDLNKALRYADTVLLLKEGKVLSQGRSCDITAEMIAAAYGLAVEIHRINGFPLVVPVEKMAA, encoded by the coding sequence ATGATTACCCGCGGTGTACAGCTGAACTTCGCCTATAACGGCAGAAACATTCTCAAAGATGTCAATTTTGAAGTTCAACCGGGAGAGCTCATGGCTATCCTCGGGCCCAATGGCGTGGGAAAGACCACACTCCTCAAATGCATCAACGCGATGCACCGCCCCCAGCAGGGCGTGGTTGAGGTGGAAAACCGTGATGTATTGCAACTCTCGCCCAGCGAGATCGCCACCCGTATTGGCTACGTGGCCCAGCAGAGCCAGACAGCACAATTAACGCTCTTTGATGCTGTCCTCATGGGCCGCATCCCCCATATCCGCTGGAAGCCAGCCGAGCACGACTTGAAAATCGTCAACGCTGCCATCAACCATCTCCATTTGGAAGACATGGCCCTGCGTCGCATCGATCAACTCAGCGGAGGCGAATTGCAAAAGGTCTGTATCGCCCGTGCGCTTGTCCAAGAACCACGGCTTCTGCTTCTAGATGAACCAACCAGCGCCCTTGATTTCAAAAACCAGGTAGAAATCATGAGTTTATTACGACGGGTAGTGGACGAACACCAGGTGGGAGCCATCATGACCATGCATGATTTAAACAAAGCGCTTCGCTATGCGGATACCGTGCTGTTGCTGAAAGAGGGCAAAGTATTGAGCCAGGGACGCAGCTGCGATATAACCGCAGAAATGATCGCAGCGGCTTACGGACTCGCAGTAGAAATCCACCGAATTAACGGGTTTCCCCTGGTTGTTCCGGTTGAAAAGATGGCAGCTTAA
- a CDS encoding iron ABC transporter permease, whose protein sequence is MHFDHGEIPLTYQRYIGRKLFFLLLLGFCLLATLVLALSLGVAQIPLSSVVRSLLCLETTPRVETIIWNIRLPQALTSMVAGAGLAAAGTTMQSILRNPLGSPFTLGISHAAAFGAALAVMILGGGVMSSAATCAIEITNPWLTTCAAFVLSVAASLIIVAVARFRGASPEVMVLTGVALGAFFTAGTMLLQFFADDVQLAAMVFWTFGDTARASWAELGYLSLVTLLTSALFFASSWQYNAIDAGDETARGLGIRVERVRMLGMVLASVLTAVIISFLGIIGFVGLAVPHMIRRVLGSDHRFLLPGAILGGALLLLAADTLARLILAPHVLPVSVVTAFMGAPVFLALIIQGGKRR, encoded by the coding sequence ATGCACTTTGATCACGGGGAAATCCCCCTGACGTATCAGCGGTATATTGGTAGAAAACTTTTCTTTCTCTTGCTGCTCGGCTTCTGTCTTCTTGCAACCCTTGTCCTGGCACTTTCCCTGGGTGTGGCCCAGATTCCACTCAGCTCAGTGGTTCGCAGTCTGCTCTGTTTGGAGACCACCCCCAGGGTAGAGACCATCATCTGGAACATTCGCCTGCCCCAGGCCCTGACAAGCATGGTGGCAGGTGCGGGGCTGGCTGCAGCCGGTACAACCATGCAATCTATTTTACGCAATCCGCTGGGTTCCCCTTTCACCTTGGGAATTTCCCATGCCGCTGCCTTTGGTGCTGCCCTGGCGGTGATGATCCTTGGTGGCGGCGTCATGAGTTCCGCAGCCACCTGCGCCATTGAAATCACCAATCCCTGGTTGACCACCTGTGCGGCCTTTGTGCTCAGCGTTGCCGCCTCACTGATCATTGTGGCTGTCGCCCGATTTCGCGGGGCCTCTCCCGAGGTTATGGTGCTGACTGGCGTGGCCCTGGGCGCTTTTTTCACTGCCGGCACCATGTTGCTCCAATTTTTTGCCGATGATGTCCAACTTGCGGCCATGGTCTTCTGGACCTTTGGCGATACCGCCCGGGCCAGCTGGGCGGAGCTGGGCTATCTGAGTCTGGTCACCCTGTTGACTTCGGCACTCTTCTTTGCCAGCAGCTGGCAGTACAACGCCATTGACGCAGGCGATGAGACCGCCCGGGGACTCGGCATTCGGGTAGAGCGTGTGCGTATGCTCGGCATGGTGCTGGCCTCTGTGCTCACCGCAGTGATTATTTCTTTTTTGGGCATCATCGGCTTTGTCGGCCTGGCAGTGCCTCATATGATCCGCCGAGTCCTTGGCTCAGATCACCGTTTCCTCCTTCCGGGAGCAATCCTGGGGGGAGCACTCTTACTGTTGGCTGCCGATACCTTGGCCCGCTTGATTCTGGCCCCACATGTACTTCCGGTTTCTGTGGTCACTGCATTTATGGGCGCACCGGTATTTCTCGCACTGATTATTCAGGGAGGCAAAAGACGATGA
- a CDS encoding iron ABC transporter substrate-binding protein, producing MRLLITISLCLSWLWAGPTYARTIIDTLGRAVEIPEHVERVICSGAGCLRLLTYLQAQDLVVAVDDIEGKRRRFDARPYALANPQFKKLPVFGSFRGQDNPERILTLDPAPQVIFKLVGTGKGTSGLAPDALQMKTGIPVVALPYGNLGPLQNDLNQALRIMGDVLGRAQRAQALIDFFEQTIADLKQRTAAVEPDKQAKVYIGGVAYAGPHGFQATEAGYPPFAFVHARNLVPQLTSRSQTTTATEVGKEQIVAWDPAYLFLDLSTLQLGEAAGGLHELKNDPAYQMLTAVQQGRVYGVLPYNWYNKNFGSILADAYFIGKLLSPGCFTDIDPVKQADHIYEFLVGRPLYSEMSDMFQGLAFKQIPLH from the coding sequence ATGCGGTTACTGATAACAATTTCCCTCTGTCTGAGCTGGCTTTGGGCCGGCCCCACCTACGCCCGGACCATCATCGATACCCTGGGAAGAGCTGTAGAAATCCCAGAACACGTTGAACGGGTCATCTGTTCAGGGGCCGGTTGCCTACGCCTGCTCACCTATCTCCAGGCACAAGACCTGGTGGTTGCGGTGGATGATATCGAGGGAAAACGTCGCCGCTTTGACGCTCGCCCCTATGCACTGGCTAACCCACAATTTAAAAAACTGCCAGTGTTTGGCTCCTTTCGAGGCCAGGACAATCCGGAACGCATCCTCACCCTTGATCCAGCTCCTCAGGTTATCTTCAAGCTGGTGGGCACGGGCAAAGGGACCTCTGGCCTGGCCCCGGATGCCCTGCAAATGAAAACGGGGATACCGGTTGTAGCACTTCCTTATGGGAACCTGGGCCCCTTACAAAATGATCTCAATCAAGCCTTGCGCATCATGGGCGACGTTTTGGGCCGTGCCCAACGGGCGCAGGCGCTCATTGACTTTTTTGAGCAGACTATCGCCGATCTCAAACAACGCACAGCAGCAGTTGAACCAGATAAACAAGCCAAGGTCTACATTGGTGGAGTGGCGTATGCGGGTCCCCATGGGTTTCAGGCAACCGAGGCGGGCTATCCTCCCTTTGCCTTTGTTCATGCACGTAACCTTGTCCCACAGTTGACTTCCCGTTCTCAGACGACAACAGCCACCGAGGTCGGCAAGGAGCAGATTGTTGCATGGGATCCTGCCTATCTCTTTCTGGACCTCTCTACCCTCCAACTCGGTGAAGCCGCAGGTGGACTGCATGAGCTGAAGAATGATCCTGCCTACCAGATGCTGACGGCTGTCCAGCAGGGACGCGTCTACGGGGTGCTGCCCTACAACTGGTACAACAAAAATTTCGGCTCCATTCTGGCAGACGCCTACTTTATTGGCAAGCTGCTCTCTCCTGGCTGCTTTACCGACATTGACCCGGTCAAACAGGCGGATCATATCTACGAATTTCTTGTAGGAAGACCTCTTTATTCAGAAATGAGCGATATGTTCCAAGGTCTCGCCTTCAAGCAGATTCCGCTCCACTAA
- a CDS encoding HIT family protein, with protein sequence MNKGSVQQACSNPDCLFCYHNIKPLIVAEYGSVVAIKDTFPVSEGHHLLLPKRHAEDYFSLTEREKQDADCLIALLRDRICALDASVTGFNLGVNCGASAGQTIFHCHIHLIPRRNGDTANPRGGVRGVIPHKMNY encoded by the coding sequence ATGAACAAGGGCTCGGTGCAGCAGGCATGCAGCAACCCGGATTGTCTATTTTGTTACCACAATATCAAGCCGTTGATCGTCGCAGAATACGGAAGTGTCGTTGCCATCAAAGATACATTTCCGGTCAGCGAAGGACATCATCTTCTCCTTCCCAAACGGCATGCGGAGGATTATTTTTCTTTGACAGAGCGGGAGAAGCAGGATGCAGATTGTCTTATCGCTCTTTTACGGGATCGAATTTGTGCTTTGGATGCAAGCGTTACCGGATTTAATCTTGGCGTCAACTGCGGAGCTTCAGCGGGCCAAACCATCTTCCATTGCCATATTCATCTGATTCCCCGGCGCAATGGGGATACCGCCAATCCTCGAGGCGGTGTCCGAGGCGTGATACCCCATAAAATGAACTATTGA
- the csx20 gene encoding CRISPR-associated protein Csx20 codes for MKKLFLIFNHVFTLSQQDNARHELGVGTIVELPLELRERWANIPPEEPGLWLWLQPLCDWLADHAHPGDYVLVQGDFGACYLLVRFARKHGLIPVYSTTERHAHEERLSDGRVKLTHTFEHVRFRRYGE; via the coding sequence ATGAAGAAACTGTTTTTGATATTCAACCATGTCTTTACCCTCAGTCAGCAGGATAACGCCCGCCACGAGCTGGGAGTCGGCACCATCGTCGAACTGCCGCTCGAGCTGCGCGAGCGCTGGGCCAACATCCCCCCCGAGGAACCCGGGCTCTGGCTCTGGCTGCAGCCGCTCTGCGACTGGCTAGCCGACCATGCCCACCCCGGGGATTATGTCCTGGTGCAGGGCGATTTCGGTGCCTGTTATCTGCTGGTTCGCTTTGCCCGCAAGCACGGCCTGATCCCGGTGTATTCCACCACCGAGCGGCACGCCCACGAAGAACGGCTCTCCGATGGCCGGGTGAAACTGACCCACACCTTTGAGCATGTGCGGTTCCGGCGGTATGGGGAGTGA
- the cas6 gene encoding CRISPR system precrRNA processing endoribonuclease RAMP protein Cas6, with product MSILCQDLKIHCRWVTEARLPDYAGSALRGAFGWALKKSSCALRRQDCTACLLRQRCAYAWIFETERYTDANSRPVNVRPHPFVVRPGIGCAGSGKEGEAWEFSMLLIGEGGEYLPHIVYSIRLMGESGIGSSKRNGLGRFQLERIVAGTNVIYDGSSGMLLNNNPVAELCMGEQGQRRETKRIRIHFHTPLRLKYNNGLLRDLPFHVLIRACLRRISSLEEVYGQGEPKLDYIGLINRAERVQTVTSTLRWQEMLRYSNRQKQKTSLSGLVGVVEYRGDLTEYLNLLEYCGLVHIGKQTVFGLGWMSVQRLDEDNSIDN from the coding sequence ATGAGCATACTTTGCCAAGACCTTAAAATTCACTGTCGCTGGGTGACGGAAGCCAGGCTACCCGATTATGCGGGATCTGCCCTGAGGGGGGCATTCGGCTGGGCGCTCAAAAAAAGCAGTTGTGCCCTTCGCAGGCAGGACTGTACAGCCTGTCTTTTACGGCAGCGATGCGCCTATGCCTGGATATTTGAAACAGAACGGTATACCGACGCCAACTCCCGCCCCGTCAATGTTCGTCCCCATCCTTTTGTTGTCCGTCCCGGTATCGGTTGTGCCGGGTCTGGAAAGGAAGGGGAGGCTTGGGAATTCTCGATGCTGCTCATCGGCGAGGGGGGCGAATACCTCCCGCACATCGTCTACAGTATCAGGCTCATGGGAGAATCGGGTATCGGCTCCAGTAAACGGAACGGTCTTGGCCGCTTTCAGCTTGAACGGATCGTTGCTGGTACAAATGTAATATACGATGGCTCCAGTGGCATGCTGCTGAACAACAACCCGGTAGCGGAACTTTGTATGGGAGAACAGGGGCAGAGGAGGGAAACGAAACGAATCCGTATCCATTTCCACACGCCGCTGCGGTTGAAGTATAACAACGGCCTGCTCCGTGACCTCCCTTTTCATGTTCTCATTCGGGCGTGCCTGCGACGTATTTCGTCTTTGGAAGAGGTTTATGGTCAGGGCGAACCCAAACTCGATTACATAGGACTGATTAATCGGGCGGAACGGGTACAGACCGTGACCTCGACCCTGCGTTGGCAAGAGATGCTGAGGTACAGCAACCGCCAAAAGCAGAAGACTTCGCTCAGTGGCCTTGTTGGCGTTGTCGAATATCGTGGAGATCTGACGGAATACCTGAATCTGCTTGAATACTGTGGCTTGGTCCATATCGGCAAACAGACCGTGTTCGGCCTAGGGTGGATGAGCGTACAGCGGCTTGACGAAGACAACAGTATTGACAACTGA
- the csx2 gene encoding TIGR02221 family CRISPR-associated protein has protein sequence MARIFISFLGLGNPRTEFGYDLAKYNWPGKCEDEVEVYFAQTAILKFLEESRGIDGAVDRVVFLCTEQSRKRLPLLEAEMKKYLAVPPNYLVPRPYIPTDMKAENQWGWFEQLLGIIDHNDSLILDFTHGMRPVPIVFSSAIGFLRRAKNITLSHALYAWYDQNDKDRVHPIVDMRGFYVINDWTESVSRLTDDADVRQLAQLAGDTEIEPLKPLADPGLVRAFQEMTDCIRNVDVNNITAKVSGTLKMVQAARENASGSAKVMLDLVWEKFSTLASNHPLSGRYDAPYFESQLRIIEVLLEHRLFMQAFTAMREMVGSLGMVGVTGKYRKNMRSSKGKKYRRIADVFINMLQFPETKWDFSNQAQIDKEMLKDWYRTLQETGIEQQLRKIVTPMVATRNGFDHAWTSKTSAHDNIQEEGQAYLITLKTVVDLMANEKLFEQTARQSHRIYFKILNKCKLSALRIFTWIRACTYSGPPRG, from the coding sequence ATGGCAAGGATATTCATCAGTTTTCTCGGTTTGGGAAACCCGCGTACCGAATTCGGCTATGACCTGGCAAAATACAACTGGCCGGGAAAATGCGAGGATGAAGTGGAGGTGTATTTCGCCCAGACGGCCATTCTGAAATTTTTGGAAGAGAGCCGTGGTATCGATGGGGCGGTGGATAGGGTGGTCTTTCTTTGTACGGAACAGTCACGGAAGAGGCTTCCGCTTTTGGAAGCAGAAATGAAAAAATATCTGGCCGTTCCACCCAACTATCTTGTACCCAGGCCTTATATACCAACGGATATGAAGGCCGAGAATCAATGGGGTTGGTTCGAGCAGCTCCTGGGGATAATCGACCATAACGATAGCCTCATTCTTGATTTCACCCACGGTATGCGTCCGGTGCCGATCGTCTTTTCGAGTGCCATCGGCTTTCTGCGGCGGGCTAAGAACATCACGCTCAGCCACGCCCTCTACGCCTGGTACGACCAGAATGACAAAGACCGTGTTCACCCCATCGTCGATATGCGTGGTTTCTATGTGATAAACGACTGGACGGAATCGGTCTCGCGGTTGACTGACGACGCCGATGTCAGGCAACTTGCACAACTGGCCGGAGACACCGAGATCGAACCGCTCAAGCCTCTTGCCGATCCAGGCCTGGTGCGCGCCTTCCAGGAGATGACCGACTGTATCCGCAATGTGGACGTGAACAACATCACCGCGAAAGTCAGCGGCACCCTAAAGATGGTACAGGCGGCAAGGGAAAATGCCTCGGGTTCCGCCAAGGTGATGCTTGATCTGGTTTGGGAGAAGTTCAGTACCCTGGCCTCCAACCACCCGCTCAGCGGCAGGTATGACGCCCCTTATTTTGAAAGCCAACTGCGGATTATAGAGGTGCTGCTTGAACACCGGTTGTTCATGCAGGCCTTTACCGCCATGCGGGAGATGGTTGGGTCGTTGGGAATGGTCGGAGTGACCGGGAAATATCGTAAAAATATGAGAAGTAGTAAGGGAAAAAAATACCGGCGAATTGCAGACGTTTTTATCAATATGTTGCAGTTTCCCGAAACAAAATGGGATTTTTCCAACCAGGCGCAAATCGACAAAGAAATGCTCAAGGACTGGTACCGAACCTTGCAAGAAACGGGAATCGAACAGCAGCTCAGAAAAATTGTCACTCCCATGGTTGCAACCCGTAACGGTTTTGACCACGCTTGGACCTCAAAGACGTCGGCTCACGATAATATTCAAGAAGAAGGACAAGCATATCTTATAACCCTGAAGACGGTTGTTGACCTAATGGCCAATGAAAAATTGTTTGAACAGACAGCAAGGCAGTCACATAGAATTTATTTCAAAATATTAAATAAATGTAAACTTTCAGCGTTGCGTATCTTTACCTGGATTCGAGCATGTACTTATTCTGGGCCCCCCAGAGGGTGA
- the cas10 gene encoding type III-A CRISPR-associated protein Cas10/Csm1 translates to MDQAILQYLTVGAFLHDLGKFAERAYAVEVGDKDEVQQVYHYAHAYHTELALLSLFPKERLESEAAGLPGLTILNLASRHHNPRSDFEFIVAEADRIASGHDRAIGDAVSQFDTGSREKKSRTPMISVLSRVRLENLKNEPVYDWRYRLKKASVMYSDAFKEIYPVPKDGYTADEVQGDYKEHWRQFSEAIKPGAGFGLDIFDHFPTLVAICREYQWCLAATTRLQDLADTSLFDHQKISAALAACMYIYHADQNHELASDGITRKGIIANRGLKKYLLFCGDISGIQNFIYSISSKGAFRTLKGKSFFIQLLAEIIAQEFIDSLGLTVTNILYASGGKFYLLLPNTNSIKTIISKLADDINRDFFTDYAGNLFIRTGYSELSGDDLTGQGTSLYQAWDDLARSLVFEDRNRYSQLAIDNYEQIFGINLDGARATCPVCSATIQGETNHICRSCREMEEIGRFLPKARYLIVSKDSHAMGSDGYLMRIRDYCIWFSSDKPAKISRKPAMILVLNNGDFSAIPKQFPYPNVVNSMPFTVGSNVSFDRQTFDEIAEQARGVRRLGILRMDVDNLGKIFSQGLEHYKHEQIKESERFHSLGRITTMSWQLSTFFGAVLPNLISSDPDWGQRATVVYSGGDDLFLLGAWDTLPRISLKIVDEFAEFTCRNMSFSLSGGLVLTGGKFPIYKSAQMAGEAEEAAKHNNTTFTGTKNMVGKNSFTFLSTPMHWAEFREIAALQAGLKYILQDKKNHALLSRLRVISASWEDSKNGLRQTMTMPEVEKRLSAEKWRWRMVYSLARFVEGHARLQETINALQVMTLNPVAGTDRQGIALLGVLARWCELEIRNQKTGESYVG, encoded by the coding sequence ATGGATCAAGCTATTCTCCAATATTTGACAGTCGGTGCTTTCCTGCATGATCTCGGAAAATTTGCTGAACGAGCCTATGCTGTGGAAGTTGGCGACAAAGACGAGGTGCAGCAGGTCTATCATTATGCCCATGCCTATCACACGGAACTCGCCTTGTTGTCTCTTTTTCCAAAAGAAAGACTGGAGTCGGAGGCTGCCGGACTGCCGGGGTTGACAATTCTCAACCTTGCCAGTCGCCACCATAACCCCCGTTCAGATTTTGAATTCATTGTGGCGGAAGCAGATCGAATTGCTTCAGGGCATGACCGGGCTATAGGTGATGCTGTTTCTCAATTTGATACAGGCAGCCGTGAGAAAAAGAGCCGTACGCCTATGATTTCCGTGTTGTCACGGGTTCGGCTCGAAAATTTGAAGAATGAGCCAGTGTATGACTGGCGTTACCGCCTGAAAAAAGCATCGGTTATGTATTCCGATGCATTCAAGGAGATTTATCCAGTTCCGAAGGACGGCTACACAGCCGACGAGGTTCAAGGTGACTATAAAGAACATTGGCGGCAATTTAGTGAAGCGATAAAGCCTGGGGCGGGATTTGGACTGGATATTTTCGACCATTTCCCAACATTGGTGGCAATATGCCGAGAATATCAATGGTGTCTCGCTGCCACAACCAGACTGCAGGATCTGGCGGACACATCCCTCTTTGATCATCAGAAGATCAGCGCGGCCCTAGCGGCCTGTATGTATATCTACCACGCGGACCAAAACCATGAACTGGCCTCGGATGGGATAACCCGAAAAGGTATCATCGCGAACCGAGGCCTGAAAAAATATCTGCTCTTCTGTGGTGATATCAGTGGAATACAAAATTTCATATATTCCATTTCGTCAAAAGGCGCCTTTCGCACCCTCAAGGGGAAATCGTTTTTCATCCAGTTGTTGGCCGAAATCATTGCCCAGGAATTTATAGATTCCCTCGGTCTGACGGTTACCAATATTCTGTACGCCAGCGGCGGCAAATTCTATTTATTGCTGCCAAACACCAATTCGATAAAGACCATTATAAGCAAACTCGCAGATGATATTAACCGGGATTTTTTCACGGACTATGCTGGCAATCTGTTTATCCGAACAGGCTATAGCGAACTTTCGGGAGATGATTTGACCGGTCAAGGCACAAGCCTTTACCAAGCATGGGACGATCTAGCCCGCTCGCTTGTCTTTGAAGACCGCAACCGTTATTCACAGCTGGCGATTGACAATTACGAACAAATTTTTGGGATTAATCTGGACGGTGCAAGAGCGACTTGCCCGGTATGCAGCGCGACTATACAAGGTGAGACAAATCATATCTGCCGTTCCTGTAGGGAAATGGAGGAAATTGGTCGTTTCCTTCCCAAGGCCAGGTACCTTATCGTCAGTAAAGATAGCCATGCAATGGGTTCCGACGGCTACCTCATGCGTATTCGCGACTATTGCATCTGGTTCTCCAGCGACAAGCCAGCCAAAATTTCAAGAAAACCGGCAATGATTTTGGTCCTGAATAACGGTGATTTCAGTGCTATTCCGAAACAATTTCCCTACCCAAACGTAGTTAACAGCATGCCCTTTACCGTTGGCTCGAATGTGAGTTTTGATCGTCAGACCTTTGACGAGATTGCAGAACAGGCAAGAGGCGTTAGGCGCCTTGGGATTCTCCGTATGGATGTGGACAATCTTGGCAAAATATTCAGCCAGGGGCTGGAGCATTACAAGCATGAGCAGATAAAAGAGAGTGAACGGTTCCATTCACTTGGCCGTATTACCACTATGAGTTGGCAACTCTCGACATTTTTTGGAGCGGTCCTGCCAAACCTCATCAGCAGTGATCCTGACTGGGGACAACGGGCAACCGTGGTCTATTCGGGAGGGGACGATCTGTTTTTACTGGGGGCATGGGATACCCTCCCCCGCATTTCCTTGAAAATCGTAGATGAATTTGCCGAGTTCACCTGTCGTAATATGTCATTTTCCTTGTCTGGTGGACTGGTGCTCACCGGCGGTAAATTCCCGATTTATAAAAGCGCACAGATGGCTGGCGAAGCAGAAGAGGCGGCTAAACACAATAATACCACGTTTACCGGCACCAAAAATATGGTGGGGAAAAATTCGTTCACCTTTCTCTCCACCCCTATGCATTGGGCGGAGTTCAGAGAAATTGCCGCTCTACAGGCCGGTCTCAAGTACATCCTGCAAGACAAGAAAAATCATGCCCTGCTTAGTCGACTGCGGGTCATAAGCGCTTCATGGGAGGACAGCAAAAACGGCCTGAGGCAAACCATGACCATGCCCGAGGTGGAGAAAAGACTGTCGGCGGAAAAATGGCGTTGGCGGATGGTGTATTCTCTGGCCCGTTTTGTTGAAGGCCACGCAAGGCTTCAAGAAACAATCAATGCTCTCCAGGTAATGACTCTCAACCCGGTCGCAGGTACGGATAGGCAGGGGATAGCCCTGCTTGGCGTACTGGCTCGATGGTGTGAGTTGGAAATTCGAAATCAAAAAACGGGGGAATCGTATGTTGGATGA
- the csm2 gene encoding type III-A CRISPR-associated protein Csm2, whose translation MLDDKHELANHQALGKEHVVSWIKNGPDPKYVNEAEDFGRYLASELRNAIKKDKFGKPQQDKWGNTKTVDESVTTSQIRQVFSKLKTIEAKGFTSAKQRTEFMMLKPYFAYAAGRQNKTGLDRLKERVIWGIDAVLAPDSETSEEQRFYNFCKFFEAVLAYHRAAGGK comes from the coding sequence ATGTTGGATGACAAGCACGAGTTGGCAAATCACCAAGCTCTGGGAAAAGAGCATGTTGTATCGTGGATAAAAAATGGTCCTGACCCGAAATATGTCAATGAGGCAGAAGACTTTGGGCGGTATCTCGCTAGTGAATTAAGAAATGCTATTAAAAAAGATAAGTTTGGTAAACCGCAACAAGACAAATGGGGTAACACAAAAACCGTGGACGAATCTGTTACCACCTCACAGATCAGACAAGTTTTTTCCAAGCTAAAAACTATCGAGGCAAAAGGGTTTACATCTGCAAAGCAGCGGACTGAATTTATGATGCTGAAACCATATTTTGCCTATGCTGCGGGAAGGCAGAATAAAACTGGTCTTGACCGTTTGAAGGAACGGGTAATCTGGGGTATCGATGCTGTTTTAGCTCCGGACTCCGAAACCAGTGAAGAACAGCGATTTTATAATTTTTGTAAATTTTTTGAAGCGGTTTTGGCCTATCATCGGGCAGCCGGTGGCAAATAA